In one window of Paraflavitalea soli DNA:
- a CDS encoding condensation domain-containing protein, giving the protein MAGIYTKENISNIYSLSPMQEGMFIDLKLFPHSTSYTQQVCFVIQGHFEMDRLYKGIDFLLERHDILRTIFVETKQGKLLQVVLKKQVAEVRYLDASHLPAPQEKINSIQEEAYNRPFDLSKGPLIRVQVIKRAQEEHIVLLTFQHIILDGWSLYTLLHELLYCYQNGSEQGLKTATPFVEYIRWIGCKSQEENAAYWKQYLAGYTRPSTIPITRVVDMGQFQPADHLISMDSELMEKLRQYAQQCKVTPYNIILTCWAFVLSKFNNTDEVVLGTVTAGRNAEIPGIKEIVGVTANTIPVRVRFPAHARMQDVIRQVQLEAIGNESHHYMSLAAIQSYSPLRQELFDHIFIYENIEWTDVAEGTALQAGMEIRNFQVHGRTHYNLEITVYPLEQYIKLLYNELVIDGDLIRAIGSHLMEVLDAVINDTGIRVDSIMQASTQPVETDTADFMDF; this is encoded by the coding sequence ATGGCCGGCATTTATACCAAAGAGAACATCAGCAATATCTATTCCCTCAGTCCCATGCAGGAAGGGATGTTCATTGACCTGAAACTATTTCCTCATTCAACGTCTTATACCCAGCAGGTGTGTTTTGTTATTCAGGGCCATTTTGAGATGGACCGGCTGTACAAGGGCATAGATTTCCTGTTGGAGAGACATGATATACTGCGTACCATCTTCGTGGAAACGAAGCAGGGAAAACTGTTGCAGGTAGTATTGAAAAAGCAGGTGGCGGAGGTCCGGTACCTCGATGCCAGCCACCTGCCTGCACCGCAGGAAAAGATCAACAGTATACAGGAAGAAGCCTATAACCGGCCATTCGACCTGTCGAAAGGGCCTTTGATCAGGGTGCAGGTAATCAAAAGAGCACAGGAGGAGCATATAGTCCTGCTCACCTTCCAGCATATTATACTGGATGGGTGGAGCCTGTATACCTTGCTGCATGAGTTGTTGTACTGTTATCAAAATGGCAGCGAACAGGGCCTGAAAACAGCCACCCCTTTTGTGGAATACATCCGGTGGATCGGGTGTAAAAGTCAGGAAGAGAATGCTGCTTACTGGAAGCAGTACCTGGCCGGGTATACCAGGCCATCAACCATACCCATCACACGCGTTGTTGACATGGGCCAGTTTCAGCCGGCTGATCACCTGATCAGTATGGACAGCGAACTGATGGAGAAGCTGCGGCAATATGCCCAACAATGTAAAGTAACTCCTTACAATATCATCCTTACCTGCTGGGCATTTGTATTGTCGAAATTCAACAATACCGATGAAGTGGTATTGGGTACCGTGACCGCTGGCCGCAATGCAGAAATACCAGGCATTAAGGAGATCGTAGGTGTTACTGCCAATACCATTCCCGTAAGGGTGAGGTTTCCGGCCCATGCCCGTATGCAGGACGTGATCCGCCAGGTGCAGCTGGAAGCTATCGGCAATGAATCACATCACTATATGTCCTTGGCCGCTATACAATCTTATTCACCGTTGAGACAGGAACTGTTTGACCATATTTTCATCTATGAGAATATTGAATGGACAGATGTAGCCGAAGGCACGGCCTTGCAGGCCGGTATGGAGATCAGGAATTTCCAGGTGCATGGCCGCACGCACTACAACCTGGAAATTACCGTATACCCGCTTGAACAATATATTAAACTGCTGTATAACGAACTGGTCATCGACGGCGATCTTATCCGGGCCATTGGATCCCACCTGATGGAAGTACTGGACGCCGTGATCAATGATACCGGTATCAGGGTCGATAGCATCATGCAGGCTTCCACCCAACCAGTGGAAACCGACACAGCAGACTTCATGGACTTTTGA
- a CDS encoding aspartate aminotransferase family protein produces MDLEKYHLAQGPAIRTETIPGEKAKQLLDAQEKYESNNRSYPRSFPLAPKRAKGTIIEDVDGNQYMDFFSLCGVVNVGHGNEDVLTATRAQLEELIHAMDFPTETKLAYIRNLNQHLPESLNGKVKINFCGPTGADAVEAAMKLARLHTKRNLIISFQGSYHGMTTGALSVTSNRNSRKGLAVLNQGHHFAPFSYCYRCPYGKEPDSCKIECASHLRNLLENPHSGIDKPAAVLMEPIQGEGGIVIPKAAFHQEVRNICDEHGVMLIHDEVQAGFYRTGKMLSSEHFGVTPDVVTMSKGVGGIGMPCALLVIKKEFDTWGGGTHAGTFRGHQVSMAAGNAALHFIEEHQISQYVTEAGALLFDGLNTIKKQSPFIGEVRGAGLFLGVEFVKNKKTKEPWPEYCVRLRQRLFENGVLIEVGGYYSNVIRILPPLITTRNMLNTFLEIFDRVNSEIAKEYLDKVAIPV; encoded by the coding sequence ATGGATCTTGAAAAATACCACCTGGCCCAGGGGCCTGCGATCAGAACGGAAACAATTCCCGGTGAAAAGGCCAAACAACTGCTGGACGCCCAGGAAAAATATGAAAGCAATAACCGGAGTTATCCCCGGAGTTTCCCGCTGGCCCCCAAAAGAGCAAAAGGCACCATTATAGAAGATGTGGATGGCAACCAGTACATGGATTTCTTTTCCCTTTGCGGCGTGGTCAATGTGGGCCATGGCAATGAAGATGTATTAACAGCCACCAGAGCCCAGTTGGAAGAACTGATCCATGCGATGGACTTTCCCACCGAAACCAAACTGGCCTATATCAGGAACCTGAATCAACACCTGCCGGAATCACTGAACGGCAAGGTTAAAATAAACTTCTGTGGCCCTACCGGGGCCGATGCAGTGGAAGCCGCCATGAAGCTGGCGCGGCTGCATACCAAAAGAAACCTTATTATTTCCTTCCAGGGGTCATACCATGGCATGACAACAGGGGCGCTTAGCGTGACCAGTAACCGCAATAGTCGAAAGGGACTGGCCGTGCTCAACCAGGGGCATCATTTTGCCCCATTCAGTTACTGCTACCGGTGCCCGTATGGCAAAGAACCCGACTCCTGTAAGATCGAATGCGCTTCCCACCTGAGAAACTTATTGGAAAATCCGCATTCCGGCATTGATAAACCAGCCGCCGTATTGATGGAACCCATACAGGGAGAAGGCGGCATCGTAATCCCCAAAGCAGCATTTCACCAGGAAGTAAGGAATATATGTGATGAGCATGGCGTGATGTTGATCCACGACGAAGTGCAGGCAGGATTCTACAGGACCGGCAAAATGCTTTCTTCCGAACATTTTGGCGTAACACCCGATGTAGTCACCATGTCCAAAGGAGTGGGAGGGATCGGCATGCCCTGCGCCCTGCTGGTGATCAAAAAAGAATTTGATACCTGGGGCGGCGGTACCCACGCAGGAACATTCAGGGGCCACCAGGTAAGTATGGCTGCCGGCAATGCAGCCCTGCATTTTATTGAAGAGCACCAGATCAGTCAATACGTAACAGAAGCAGGCGCTTTATTATTCGATGGACTGAATACTATTAAGAAGCAATCACCTTTTATCGGAGAGGTAAGGGGCGCAGGCCTGTTCCTCGGTGTGGAGTTTGTAAAGAATAAAAAAACAAAAGAGCCCTGGCCCGAATACTGCGTACGGCTGCGCCAGCGCCTGTTTGAGAATGGCGTGCTGATAGAAGTAGGCGGTTATTACTCCAACGTGATCCGGATATTACCGCCGTTGATCACCACCAGGAATATGTTGAACACCTTCCTGGAAATATTCGACCGTGTAAATAGCGAAATAGCAAAAGAATACCTCGACAAAGTAGCAATACCTGTATAA
- a CDS encoding cupin-like domain-containing protein, protein MEYKEMVYSPAPVVTPQGEATQDMVRTISGNISHELFLNEFVKKGKPVLLKGAVADWHASKHWDMEYFKHLPTDPLLSVKKATIVEGETEKIHLSDYVRLLETCSQPGAATTKPPYLHDVAMFGIIPELTNDVSSPIIKNYLPAFYHEHWWKYVQFFMSIKGHITPLHFDTLITHNLFFQVKGKKRFTLIDASQRNDCYMKKWRWAQVDPKAPALDKYPAYAKVTPMVVEVEGGDILYMPAGMLHHVESLGFSISFNIDWHSRRSVLKGMLSRLKGSPTENLRYNFLLFLAIWCKVPEKYIWPYYKSYLNYIS, encoded by the coding sequence ATGGAATACAAAGAAATGGTTTACTCACCGGCGCCTGTTGTCACACCCCAGGGTGAAGCCACACAGGACATGGTAAGAACGATCTCCGGTAATATATCCCATGAGCTGTTCCTCAACGAATTTGTAAAGAAAGGAAAGCCGGTGCTGTTGAAAGGCGCCGTGGCCGATTGGCATGCCAGCAAACATTGGGATATGGAATATTTTAAGCACCTGCCCACCGATCCGCTGCTCTCGGTTAAAAAAGCAACCATTGTAGAAGGAGAAACAGAGAAGATACACCTGAGCGACTATGTGCGCCTGTTGGAAACCTGCAGTCAGCCAGGTGCCGCCACCACAAAACCGCCCTACCTGCATGATGTGGCCATGTTTGGTATCATACCCGAACTCACCAATGACGTATCATCACCCATCATCAAAAACTACCTGCCTGCCTTCTATCATGAGCACTGGTGGAAATATGTACAGTTCTTCATGAGCATCAAAGGCCATATAACACCCCTGCATTTTGACACCCTCATCACCCACAACCTGTTCTTCCAGGTAAAGGGCAAAAAGCGGTTCACCCTTATTGATGCCAGTCAGCGTAACGATTGTTATATGAAGAAGTGGCGATGGGCGCAGGTAGATCCCAAAGCCCCGGCGCTGGACAAATACCCCGCCTATGCCAAAGTAACCCCGATGGTGGTGGAGGTGGAAGGCGGTGATATCCTGTATATGCCGGCTGGTATGCTGCACCATGTAGAAAGTCTAGGTTTCAGTATCTCTTTCAATATCGACTGGCATTCCAGGCGGAGTGTGCTGAAAGGAATGCTGTCCCGCCTGAAAGGCTCGCCCACAGAAAACCTGCGATACAATTTCCTGCTATTCCTGGCCATTTGGTGCAAGGTGCCCGAGAAATACATCTGGCCTTATTACAAAAGCTACCTCAATTATATCTCCTGA